The window AATCCGGACTATGCCCTGTCGGTCCTGCGGGCCGCCGTGGAGGGAGGGGCCGACGCGGTGGTGTTGTGCGACACCAACGGCGGTACTCTGCCCCACGAGCTCCAGTCGGTGGTTGCCCGGGTAAAGCAGGAACTGCCGGGGGTGGAATTGGGCATTCATGCCCATAACGACGGGGAAATGGCGGTGGCCAACACCATTGTGGCGGTCCAGGCCGGAGTAACCCAGGTGCAGGGCACCGTGAACGGCCTGGGCGAACGCTGCGGCAATGCCAATTTATGCTCCATTCTGCCGAACCTGACGTTGAAACTGGGGTATGAGACCATCCCCCGGGAAAATTTTGCTTTCCTGACGGAGCTTTCCCGCTTTGTCTACGAGGTGGCCAACTTGAACCCGGTGAATAACCAGCCCTTTGTGGGAGAGAGCGCTTTTGCCCACAAGGGGGGGATTCATGTCAGCGCCCTGCTGAAGGAACCGGGAACCTACGAGCATATGCCTCCGGAGTGGGTGGGCAATACCCGCCGGGTGCTCATGTCCGAATTGTCCGGTCTGTCCAACCTGCTTTATAAATACAAGGAACTGCACCTGGACAAAAGCAGTCCCGAGGGACGCAGAGTACTGGAACAGCTTAAAAACATGGAACACCGGGGCTACCAGTTTGAGGCTGCCGAGGGTTCCTTGGAAATTATGCTGAGAAAGGCTGTAAACGGCTACCGGGAGCCCTTCCAACTGGAAAGCATGCGGCTTATTCTAGAGATGCGGGAAGACCGGCCCATTCAATCGGAGGCCGTGATTAAGCTAAGAGTCGGGGAAGAAGTGGTGCACACCGCCGCCGAAGGCAACGGCCCGGTGAACGCCCTGGACAACGCCCTGCGCAAGGCACTGGAAACCGTTTATCCCGAGGTTCCCGGGCTGCGGCTGTTGGACTACAAGGTCCGGGTACTGGAAGAAAAGGCCGGCACCGAAGCCCAGGTACGGGTGCTTATCGAAACCGGAAACGGCAAAAAAACCTGGGGAACGGTGGGTGTGTCCACCAATATCATTGAAGCCAGTTGGCAGGCTTTGGCCGACGGCATGGCCTACGGCCTGCTGAAAGATGAGAACAATAAGGCTTAAACGGCATGAAGGCCGGGTGTTTTTCACCCGGCCTTTTATAATGGGGAAACCTTCATTCCAATCTCTAAAATGGAATAAATCAGGTTTTTTAAATAATATTGGTTTAATTTTATGATAATATATAGCCATATCATAGTGGCAGAAATAGCCAATTTACACAAGAAGGCTATAAATAAAGAATGAATGGGGGAGAGTTATTGAAGAAACACAGAATGGTTACCGGAGCTGTACTGGCACTGACATTCAGCATTTGGGCGGCTTCTCCGGCGCCTGCCGGCGCAAACGAAGCGGTTGTTTCGGTCCCAGCCCAGGCTTCCTCAAGCGCGGAGGCAAGCAGCGTACAGATTTTTCCTGCGACTGAGGTAAAATTAACAGAATCCCAGCAAAAAAACCTGGATAAAATTTACGACATTCTTCCGGAACTGGGGAAACTAAACGTCCAATATATCACAGACCCCGAAGCCGAAGGCAGATGGTCGGTATTTCTGGGGAAAGGGAGCTTGACAAGTTCTGGCGACCGTCCCGAGAGTTCTGCCCGGTTAGAATTTGACGCCGGAAGCGGGGAGTTAATTGATTTTGATTTCCATAACCCGCAATGGGCTTCGGAGAAAACTCCGTCTCCGGAATATGCCAAACAAAAGGCCGCCGAATTTGTCCGTCAGCTTTTGGGGGATAAGGCCGACCAGTACAAGGTGGGCGAAAATCTTGGTTATAGCGGAAGTTCCCATAGTGATGACAAGGGAAATCAAATTAATTGGACGGCTGCCAGCGTTCAGTTCAATCCACTGATTCACGGAGTTCCCTTATTAAACTGGGGCTTTAGAGTGAATGTGGACGTCGCCGGCCATATTACCGGGTTTTCACAGCAAGACTCCATGCAGGATTTACCGGAAACTTTGTTCCCGGATCCAAAGAACGCCATCAGCCTGAAAGAAGCGGAAAGAAAATATGCCCGGGAAGTGCAAATGAAGTTGTCCTACCGTCAGCAGCAACCTTTATCCTACCGGATGATGGGCCAACTGGCGGAGACGCGTCCGGCTCTAGTGTACACGCCCAATTTCCAAGGGTCTATTGATGCCCTAGCGGGTGAGCCGGTGGAGGATTTGGGCTATGTATTGGGCCAGCCGGAGCGGCGGGTGCTGACCGGTGAGGGAAAAGAGTTGGTTGCCCGCACCCCGGAAGAAGGGGTCAAATTACTGGCTGAAAAGTTTGGTGTGGATATGAACAACATGGAACTTTTGCGTCGTCCTGAAGATCGCATAGATTCCCAGGAGAAGCGTAATATAAAAGACTATACGTGGAGAACCCCGTATGATTTACAAGAAGATCGGGAAAATCCTCGCTATGTCACCCTTCACACCGAGGCGGACACCGGGAAGGTGCTGAATTTTTCAGTGCAGGATGAGGCTTTCCGGGGGAAAGAAGGAAAGATTACCCTGGAGACTGCCAGGCAGAAAGCAATACAGTTTGTGCAGCCCTATCTGGAAGCGGGTTCCGTGGAAATGGAACTGGTATCCTGGCCATTGGGTCAATTCATCCCCTCCTGGGTGGATCAAAGCAAGATAGACCGGGACGAACTGCCGGTACCCATCAGTCATTTTGTTTTCCAGCCCCTGCATCAAGGAATTCCGGTGGTAGACCGGGGTTATTCCGTATCTGTCAATGAGGTAACCGGTAAGGTGGTTAGCTATGTCCAGGGGGGACTGGACCCGGCTGTTGAGCTGCCGGATGCCCAAGGAGTTGTTCCGGCGGAGGTGGCCAAAGCCGAGTATTTAAAAACCCATCCTCTGCGTTTGGTTTATTTATGGCCGGAATGGTTTGGACAGAGGCCCCCGGCTCCCTATCTGGTTTATACACCGGAAGAAGCGCTGGGATGGACCTATATTGATGCTTTGACCGGTAAAACCGTGGTTATAGAAGAAGGCAACTAATAACAAGAAACCTGGCGTCAGAAGCGCCAGGTTTCTTGTTTCTCTTCATGATGCACTGGTGAAATAAATTATTATAAATCTTAGAAGGTTTTATGCAGAAATATATCGAAGAAGAAAGATTAAACAGATTCAAAGAGCATTAGTCTGTAAAATTTAGCCATACTAAAAATATAATAAAATAGGGGGAGTGCCGGTTGCTGGAACAACTGAAGGCGCTGAACCTTGACATTTTAAATATCTACAGTGTAATCGACATTCTGCTGGTTACCTTTGTTTTATACCGCTTTATGCGGATTATTCAGGGAACCCGGGCGGTTCAGTTAATCAAGGGGCTGGTGGTTCTTCTGGTGGCCACCACCGTCAGCAACTGGCTGCACCTGTACACCATCAACTGGCTGCTTAGACAGGTTATGTCCGCTCTGGTGGTGGCGCTGCCCATCGTTTTCTATCCGGAACTGCGGCGGGCCTTGGAAACCCTGGGCCGGGGAAAATTTTTTGCCAGCACCATGAGCACCCTGAAGGAAGAAGACCGCAGCCGCATGATTAATGAAGTGGTCCGGTCGGTTCAGGTGTTAACAAAAAATAAAATGGGTGCTCTGATTATTATCGAAAGAATTACCGGCCTGGAGGAACACATTGGTTCCGGCGTCCGGATTGACGGGATGGTTACGGCGGAATTCCTGGTTAACATCTTCATTCCCAACACCCCCCTGCATGACGGGGCGGTGATTATCCGGGGAGACCGGGTGGCTGCGGCGGCCTGTTTTCTACCCTTGTCCGAAAACCCCGATTTAAGCAAGGAACTGGGTACCCGCCACCGGGCCGGTATCGGAGTGACGGAAGTATCCGACGCCCTGGCGGTGATTGTTTCCGAGGAGACCGGCGCCATCTCGCTGGCTGTGGAAGGAAATATTGACCGCACCCTGGATGAGTCCACCCTGAAGCAAAAACTAACCGACGCCCTGGAACCGGGACCCCAAAGCTCGCTGAGCGCGATATTTAGGAGGAACGAGTCATGATCCGGCTGAAATGGAGCAACAACTCCATGATGCTGCTTTCCGTCCTGCTGGCCCTTTTGCTCTGGGTCTATGTAACCATCGTAGAGAACCCGGTGAAAGAGCAGGATTTCCGGGTGGAACTGGATACCCGGGGAGAGGTGGCCCAGGGAGTGCTGGTAGACGGATTGCCTAAAAATGTGGTTGTCCGGGTACAGGGAAAGACGGCCCAGCTCAGCGGGATCAGAGCCACGGATTTCCAAGCCACCGTGGAACTGGGCGCCCTGGAGGAAGGGAACACCAGCCGGCCGGTGCATGTTACCGTTCCCAGCGGCTTGCAGGTGGTTCAGGTGAATCCCGCCCGGGTGAACCTGACGGTGGAAAAAATCATTCAAAAACAAGTGCCGGTCCGTGTAGTGGTTAAGGGAGAACCGGCCAGCGGCTATTCGGCCCTTGAACCGGTGGTTCAGCCGGCAGCGGTTTTGGTAAAAGGATCGGCCAAGATTGTAAACCAATTGAAAAGCCTGGAAGTTACGGCCAACATTATCTCGGCCACCCAAAACCTGGAGCAGGTATTGATGGTGCAGGTTCCTACGGGGGTCTCCTGCTCACCGGACCGGGTGAAAGTCATTATCCCGGTGACCCGGACCATGCCTTCCCGGTCACTGCCGGTGGTGCCCCGTTACTCGGGCAGCCTGCCGGAGGCGTACCAGCTGGTCCGCGCCATTGTTCAACCGGCCACGGTCCAGGTCTATGCTCCGGTAGAGGTACTGAACCGGCTGGAAAGTATCAGTACCGAAGCGGTCCGGTTGGATGGCATTACCGAGAACACCCTGAAGGAAGTCCGGTTATTGGTACCCGAGGGCGTTGTGGACATGGTTCCGGGGAAGGTGGAAGTGGCCATTCAGGTTAGGCTCAAGCAAACGCAGCCGGAAACACCGCCCCCTGACGAGGAACCAGAGAATCCCCCGGTTGAAGAACAACCTTAATTTTAGGTAATGAAACTTGGCCCGTCCAGGGCCAAGTTTTTATGCAAGAGCCCGGTAATTTCCAGCGGTGGGACAGCGTCAAAAGGGCAAAGCCCGGGCATACTATAGGTTTAAAATTGACTGTAAACCGCCGGAGACGGTATAATAGCCTTGGTTTATTATGAGCTTCCTCATAGAGGAAGGAGGACGAACTTTTACATGACAAAACTATTTGGCACCGACGGAGTACGGGGTGTAGCCAATACGGAACTGACCGCCGAAATGGCCTTTCAAATTGGCAGGGCCGGGGCCCACGTCTTAACCAGGCAGGGGCATCCCCGGAAAGTCATCATTGGCCGGGATACCCGGATTTCCGGGGATATGCTGGAAGCGGCCCTGGTGGCCGGCATTTGTTCGGTGGGTGTGGATGCTTACAAAGTGGGAGTGCTGCCTACTCCCGCTATCGCTTATTTAACCCGCAAATTGGGCGCCGGGGCCGGCGTGGTGATTTCCGCCTCCCACAATCCTGTGGAAGACAACGGCATCAAATTCTTCGGACCCAGCGGCTACAAACTGCCCGATGAACTGGAAGCCCAGATTGAAAAAATCGTCCTGGAGGAAGGGGCGGGTTTACCCCAACCCACCGCCGGGGATCTGGGCCGGACCTACTATGTTGAAGACGCCCTGGACCAGTACGTGGAATATGCCAAGAGCACCATAAATACCGATTTGAAAGGCCTTAAAGTGGTGGTGGACTGTGCCAACGGCGCCGCCTGCCAGGTGGCCCCCCGGGTGCTGACGGAGCTGGGAGCGGAAGTAATCCCCATTTTCCACCGGCCCGATGGCGTTAATATTAACGCCGGCTGTGGTTCGACTCATCCGGAAAACCTGATGAAAGCAGTGGTGGAGCAGAGAGCCCACCTGGGCCTGGCTCACGATGGGGATGCGGACCGGGTGCTGGCGGTGGACGCCCAGGGAAAACTGGTGGATGGCGACCGGATCATGGTTATCTGCGCCAAACATCTAAAAGCCAAGGGGAAACTGCGCAAGCAGACCCTGGTGGTGACGGTCATGAGCAACCTGGGGTTATATAAAGCCCTGGAAAAATGCGATATTCACCTGGTGGAAACCAAAGTGGGCGACCGCTATGTGCTGGAGAAACTATTGGAAACCGGAGCCCGCTTTGGCGGGGAACAATCGGGCCACATTATTTTTCTTGAGCACAATACCACCGGAGATGGTATAATAACAGCATTACAACTGCTGGCGGTGATGAAAGAAACCGGCCAGTCCCTGGAAGAGCTGGCTTCCCAGATGGAGCAGTATCCCCAGATTCTGAAGAATGTCCGGGTTAAGGATAAAACCCAAGTGATGCACAGCCCCAGCCTTACGGAAGCCATCCGCCGTTTTGAACGGGATCTGGAGGGCCAGGGACGCATCCTGGTTCGTCCTTCGGGGACCGAACCCCTGGTGCGGATCATGGTGGAAGGAAAGGACATGGAGCAGATCCAGGCTATCGTAGACAAAATGGCTGAAATCGTGGGTAACATCTAGCCGTTGCCCACACTCCTTAAAGGAGGTGATGAAGGGCGAACAAACAGCGGACAACTAAATAAAATCAAGCGCCAGGACCCTGGAAGCACCGGGGTTGACGAGGAGAGGGAGTATCGAAGGTTCGGCGGATGCCCTCCGGCCGGTCACGGCCGTAAGCGCAGTACAAAACCCGGAGGCAACTCCGGCACAAAGACTGCAGGTGACCAACAGGCGGCATTTTTTGCAATGGATCACGCCCCGGTATGTTATTGCCTTAAACGGGGTAAATTACACAGTGATATCATCAGCCGTGGCCGGTAAGGCCGCGGCATGACTATTTTTAAGGAGGCCAATCGTATGTGTGGCGTCGTCGGTTACGTGGGTCTGAGACCCGCAACACCTGTTATTGTTGAAGGCTTAAAGAAACTTGAATATAGAGGGTATGATTCTTCCGGAGTGGCGGTTCTGGATAAGGACGGCCTGAAAGTGGAGAAAAAAATGGGGCGCCTGTCCGAACTGGAAAAGGCTCTCAACGGCAAAGTGCTGGATGCCACCATCGGCATCGGCCACACCCGCTGGGCCACCCACGGCCGTCCCAGCGATGTGAACGCCCATCCCCATACCTCCAACGATGGGAAGATCGCGGTTGTTCACAACGGCATCATCGAAAACTACCTGCAGCTCCGGGAATGGCTTTCTTCCATGGGCCATGTTTTTAAATCCGAGACCGATACCGAAGTGATTCCCCACTTGATCGAGCATTTTTACAATGGGGATTTAATTGAGGCGGTGCAGAAAACCGTTTCCCACCTGGAGGGCTCCTATGCCATTATGGCCATCTCCATCGACCAGCCCGGCCGTATTGTGGCGGTGCGTCAGGATATGCCCATGGTGGTGGGCCTGGGACAGGGCGAGAACCTGCTGGCTTCCGACATCCCGGCTCTTCTCAAATACACCCGCCAGTGCTACCTGCTGAACGACGGGGACGTGGTGGAACTGCGGGCCGATCAGGTGATTATCCGGGATGTAACCGGTAAAATCGTGCAGAAGGACATCTTTGAGGTAACCTGGGATGCCGAAGAAGCTGAAAAAGGCGGCTACGAGCACTTTATGCTCAAAGAAATTCACGAGCAGCCCCGGGTGATCAGAGACACCCTGAAAGGCCGCATCTCCCACCAGGGGGATAAAGTCATTCTGGATGAAATCAACCTAACCCCTCAGCAGATTAAAGGCATCAAGAAAATTATCGTTACCGCTTGCGGCACCGCTTACCACGCGGGCCTGGTGGGCAAATATATCATTGAACAGCTTGTACGCATTCCCGTGGAGGTAGACATTGCCTCGGAATTCCGCTACCGGGACCCCATCGTGGATAAGGACACCCTAGTGGTGGTGGTCAGCCAGTCCGGCGAAACCGCCGATACCCTGGCAGCCCTCCGGGAAGCCCGCCGCCGGGGCGCCAGAGTGGTGGCCATTACCAACGTCATCGCCAGTTCCGTGGCCCGGGAAGCGGACGACATCATCTACACCTGGGCCGGCCCGGAAATCTCCGTGGCCTCCACCAAGGCCTACACCACCCAACTGGTGGCCCTGTACCTCCTGGCCCTGTACCTGGCCCAGGAGCGCAACACCCTGGCCGCCGGCAATATTACAGAAATCCTGAATGAGCTGAAAGCCATCTATACCAAGGCCCAGGAAGTGCTGGACAACGAACAGCCCATTAAAGAGTTTGCGGAAAAATACCATCAGGCCGAAGACACCTTCTTCATCGGCCGGGGCCTGGACTACGCCGTAGCCCTGGAAGGCTCCCTGAAACTCAAGGAAATTTCCTACATCCACGCCGAAGCCTACGCTGCCGGTGAACTAAAACACGGCACCCTGGCCCTGATCGTGGAAAACATTCCGGTCATCGCCCTGGCCACCCAAAAAAGCCTCTTTGAAAAGATGGTCAGCAACATCAAAGAAGTCAAAGCCAGGGATGCCTCGGTCATCGCCCTGGCCATGGAAGGCCACACCGAGGTAGAAAAGGTGGCGGACCAGGTTATCTACATCCCCAAAACCCACCAGGTGCTGGCGCCGATCCTTACCGTCATCCCGCTGCAACTGCTGGCCTACTACATGTCCGTATGCCGTGGCTGCGACGTTGATAAGCCGAGGAATTTGGCGAAGAGTGTAACGGTGGAGTAGGGGGCAAGGAAGGCATGTATGAAAAAAATAATTAAAATTATTATTTCAAGTTAAGATGATGATAGTAAATTCCAATTACACACCATTCTTAAAATCTAAAGGTGGTGTGTTTTTTTATATTTAGAGTTGGGCTTAAGTCGAATTATTGGTAATTTATGTTGAAGGAAGAAGACTCATAAAGAAGAATAGTTATTTTAGGAGTATCAACTCAACCTAGCTATTTTAAATAGTATTGAAAGTAAAGTTCCTTAATTCCTTAGTTATTTCCGGATATGAAGATCACTAGAGTGGGTTCGGGCGATGCATGCAATAAACAGCCGAATAAGTCAGGCGGCTAATGAGATTTATCGGCTTTACTGAAGGAGGATACCTTATACAGAAGCAAATTTTGGAACTGGTCACGTTCAGAAAGAATGTATCTCCTTTTTGGGTTTGACTAAAAATTGATCGAGAGAATTGGGAAGCGCTGTACGGGTATGATAGCAATCAGTAATAGCACTTAAATCAATCATTGATGCAATAAAAGTATAAATTTTCCTAAAAGATTCTACCTGATGCTGACGATTTTTATGGTTTCCTACAATATTTTTACTGAGAGA is drawn from Desulforamulus ruminis DSM 2154 and contains these coding sequences:
- the cimA gene encoding citramalate synthase, which codes for MSQIGDYKGLIKIYDTSLRDGTQGEGVSLSAEDKMKIARRLDEMGFHYIEGGWPGSNPKDMEFFARLRQTPLKNALVTAFGSTCRPGVEAARDENLNRLLESGVRAAAIFGKTWDFHVTKALNTSLEENLRMVRDSVAYLKQQGLTVFFDGEHFFDGFKANPDYALSVLRAAVEGGADAVVLCDTNGGTLPHELQSVVARVKQELPGVELGIHAHNDGEMAVANTIVAVQAGVTQVQGTVNGLGERCGNANLCSILPNLTLKLGYETIPRENFAFLTELSRFVYEVANLNPVNNQPFVGESAFAHKGGIHVSALLKEPGTYEHMPPEWVGNTRRVLMSELSGLSNLLYKYKELHLDKSSPEGRRVLEQLKNMEHRGYQFEAAEGSLEIMLRKAVNGYREPFQLESMRLILEMREDRPIQSEAVIKLRVGEEVVHTAAEGNGPVNALDNALRKALETVYPEVPGLRLLDYKVRVLEEKAGTEAQVRVLIETGNGKKTWGTVGVSTNIIEASWQALADGMAYGLLKDENNKA
- a CDS encoding CdaR family protein, with amino-acid sequence MIRLKWSNNSMMLLSVLLALLLWVYVTIVENPVKEQDFRVELDTRGEVAQGVLVDGLPKNVVVRVQGKTAQLSGIRATDFQATVELGALEEGNTSRPVHVTVPSGLQVVQVNPARVNLTVEKIIQKQVPVRVVVKGEPASGYSALEPVVQPAAVLVKGSAKIVNQLKSLEVTANIISATQNLEQVLMVQVPTGVSCSPDRVKVIIPVTRTMPSRSLPVVPRYSGSLPEAYQLVRAIVQPATVQVYAPVEVLNRLESISTEAVRLDGITENTLKEVRLLVPEGVVDMVPGKVEVAIQVRLKQTQPETPPPDEEPENPPVEEQP
- the cdaA gene encoding diadenylate cyclase CdaA, whose product is MLEQLKALNLDILNIYSVIDILLVTFVLYRFMRIIQGTRAVQLIKGLVVLLVATTVSNWLHLYTINWLLRQVMSALVVALPIVFYPELRRALETLGRGKFFASTMSTLKEEDRSRMINEVVRSVQVLTKNKMGALIIIERITGLEEHIGSGVRIDGMVTAEFLVNIFIPNTPLHDGAVIIRGDRVAAAACFLPLSENPDLSKELGTRHRAGIGVTEVSDALAVIVSEETGAISLAVEGNIDRTLDESTLKQKLTDALEPGPQSSLSAIFRRNES
- the glmM gene encoding phosphoglucosamine mutase, which gives rise to MTKLFGTDGVRGVANTELTAEMAFQIGRAGAHVLTRQGHPRKVIIGRDTRISGDMLEAALVAGICSVGVDAYKVGVLPTPAIAYLTRKLGAGAGVVISASHNPVEDNGIKFFGPSGYKLPDELEAQIEKIVLEEGAGLPQPTAGDLGRTYYVEDALDQYVEYAKSTINTDLKGLKVVVDCANGAACQVAPRVLTELGAEVIPIFHRPDGVNINAGCGSTHPENLMKAVVEQRAHLGLAHDGDADRVLAVDAQGKLVDGDRIMVICAKHLKAKGKLRKQTLVVTVMSNLGLYKALEKCDIHLVETKVGDRYVLEKLLETGARFGGEQSGHIIFLEHNTTGDGIITALQLLAVMKETGQSLEELASQMEQYPQILKNVRVKDKTQVMHSPSLTEAIRRFERDLEGQGRILVRPSGTEPLVRIMVEGKDMEQIQAIVDKMAEIVGNI
- the glmS gene encoding glutamine--fructose-6-phosphate transaminase (isomerizing), producing the protein MCGVVGYVGLRPATPVIVEGLKKLEYRGYDSSGVAVLDKDGLKVEKKMGRLSELEKALNGKVLDATIGIGHTRWATHGRPSDVNAHPHTSNDGKIAVVHNGIIENYLQLREWLSSMGHVFKSETDTEVIPHLIEHFYNGDLIEAVQKTVSHLEGSYAIMAISIDQPGRIVAVRQDMPMVVGLGQGENLLASDIPALLKYTRQCYLLNDGDVVELRADQVIIRDVTGKIVQKDIFEVTWDAEEAEKGGYEHFMLKEIHEQPRVIRDTLKGRISHQGDKVILDEINLTPQQIKGIKKIIVTACGTAYHAGLVGKYIIEQLVRIPVEVDIASEFRYRDPIVDKDTLVVVVSQSGETADTLAALREARRRGARVVAITNVIASSVAREADDIIYTWAGPEISVASTKAYTTQLVALYLLALYLAQERNTLAAGNITEILNELKAIYTKAQEVLDNEQPIKEFAEKYHQAEDTFFIGRGLDYAVALEGSLKLKEISYIHAEAYAAGELKHGTLALIVENIPVIALATQKSLFEKMVSNIKEVKARDASVIALAMEGHTEVEKVADQVIYIPKTHQVLAPILTVIPLQLLAYYMSVCRGCDVDKPRNLAKSVTVE
- a CDS encoding YcdB/YcdC domain-containing protein, with translation MKKHRMVTGAVLALTFSIWAASPAPAGANEAVVSVPAQASSSAEASSVQIFPATEVKLTESQQKNLDKIYDILPELGKLNVQYITDPEAEGRWSVFLGKGSLTSSGDRPESSARLEFDAGSGELIDFDFHNPQWASEKTPSPEYAKQKAAEFVRQLLGDKADQYKVGENLGYSGSSHSDDKGNQINWTAASVQFNPLIHGVPLLNWGFRVNVDVAGHITGFSQQDSMQDLPETLFPDPKNAISLKEAERKYAREVQMKLSYRQQQPLSYRMMGQLAETRPALVYTPNFQGSIDALAGEPVEDLGYVLGQPERRVLTGEGKELVARTPEEGVKLLAEKFGVDMNNMELLRRPEDRIDSQEKRNIKDYTWRTPYDLQEDRENPRYVTLHTEADTGKVLNFSVQDEAFRGKEGKITLETARQKAIQFVQPYLEAGSVEMELVSWPLGQFIPSWVDQSKIDRDELPVPISHFVFQPLHQGIPVVDRGYSVSVNEVTGKVVSYVQGGLDPAVELPDAQGVVPAEVAKAEYLKTHPLRLVYLWPEWFGQRPPAPYLVYTPEEALGWTYIDALTGKTVVIEEGN